AAGACGGTAAAGTAGCTGTAAATCTATTCGGTGGTTTAAAAGCTAAAGGCCATCCTTTAGGTGCAACTGGTTTATCCATGATTTATGAAGTTACAAAACAATTGAGGGAGGAAGCTGGACCGGTACAACATTCTTTCAAAAGATATGTTGCTTTAACTCATAATGTTGGTGGTACGGGTCATTACGCTTACGTCATGATATTTAATAGGTGATATAAATGGATGGAATACCCCTCCTCTTCAAATACTCTGTTCCAGACAAACTGTATGAAAAATTCTGGGAAGGACTAAAGAAAGGTGAAATTTATACTACAAAGTGCAAGAAGTGTAATACTTTGTATTATCCTCCAAGGAAAGATTGTGAGAAATGTATGTCCTCAGATATGGAGTGGGTTAAACTTAGTAATGAGGGTATACTTATGACTTATAGTATTGTTAAGCAGAAACCTCAAGGATTTGAGAATTATAGTGATTATACTGTAGGGATTGCAAGAAATTCTGATGGTGCAAATCTAATGTGTTGGGTTAAAGGTGAAGCAAAAGTTGGTAAAAAAGTCAGATTAACAACAGACGGCCAAAGGGTTATTTGTGAGGTGATAAAATGATCTTATACGATGAGACAGATCCAAAAGCATTAACAAAAGATGAAATAAAAGTAGTACAACAATTTAGATTTAGAAGGATGATAAAAAGAGTATTAGAAAATAGTCCATTTTATCGCAAAGTAATAAAAGAGAAAGGTCTAACAGTTGATGATATTAAAACTCCAGACGATTTAGTAAAGTTACCTTTTACGACTAAAGATGATTTAAGAAAATATGCATATCCTTATGGTGGTGATTTCTTAACAGTTCCCTTAAGTGAAATTGTAGGATGGCATATGACAAGTGGTACCACTGGCGTTCCTACAGTGGGTGCTTATACAAAGAGCGATATTGAATTATGGGCAAATTTAGTCGCTAGGTCTTTAAGAACTGCGGGCGTTACTAAGGATGATATAGTTGCTAATGTATATGGATATGGACTATTCACTGGTGGCTTAGGATTGCATATTGGTACTCAGAAGATAGGGGCTAAAGTTATTCCATGGAGTACCGGGAGAACTGAGGCATTAGTTAAAACACTTAAAGAGTTTAAGGCAACAGTAATTACTGGAACGCCTTCTTACGAGCTTTATATTGCTGAAAAAATTAGAGAAGCGGGAATAGACCCTGAAAAGGACTTAGACTTAAGACTAGCTATACCGGGAGCTGAAGCCATGACTAGTGAAATGCTAAGTAGAATAGAGAAAGAACTAGGTTTAAAAGTTAGAGGAGGAGGAGCAAGGGAGATTTATGGGTTAACTGAAGCTATTGGCCCAGGTGTTGCACAAGAATGCCCAGAAGATGAACATACTAAAATGCATATATGGACGGATCATTTTTATGTGGAGATAATAGATCCAGAGACTGGAGAAAGAGTAGGTGAAGGAGAAGAAGGAGAATTGGTTATTACACATCTGACTAGAGAAGGTATGCCATTAATTCGCTACAGGACTAGGGATATGACAAAACTTGAGGAGAGCGAAGACGATATACCTTATCCAACAATCTCAATAATTAAAGGAAGAGTTGATGATGTTATATTCTATAAGGGGGTTAAGATTTATCCTACCGCTATCAATGAAGTTATTATGCATTATCCGGAGATTAAAGAGTATAAAATAATAATTACAAGAGAACCTGCAAAGTTTGAAATCTTGGTTGAAACAGATAAACCTTCAGAAGAATTAAGAAGGAAACTAGCTGCAGAAATTCAGGGTGTGGCTTTTGCTACTCCAGAGATACAGTTCGTCTCTCCAAATACTTTGCCAAGATGGGAAGGGAAATCAAAGAGAGTTGAAATTAAGTGAATAGTAGTTTAAGAATTTTTCCTTACAATAAAAACTTATAATATTTACTCAGAGCTAATAAATATTTTTAAATTTAAAGTTGTTAGTCTTATCACTTATTATAAATAAATTTTCAGTTAGTAAGACAATATTTCGTAAATACTTTTAACGTAACGTAAAAATATACGATTTTCCTAAATAAATGCTAAGTGAGTTAGAAAAGTAATGTAAAGTTATTTATTACTGCAAAAGCCATCATAGCCATTACGATGATTACTGGTAATACATATCCTTTTTTAAGAAGAATATAAGATAATGCTATAACACTAATTTTCAGAATAGTCATTACAATAAACATTTCGCTTCCGAAGGATGAAAGGAATACATTATCTTCGGTCAAACCTTTGCTAATTCCAACATAAGTTGTCAAAATATCAAGCGAAGAGAAAAATGTGAGTAATGACATCAGTAACGGTTTTTCAATTCTCATATGCTAATATTTACTTTTCATAAATTTAAATTGCTATTGTTTAAATCTAAAAAATTACATGCATTTATGTTATAAAGCATACATATATATTCTTTTGAAAATTACAAAATTTTCCCTTCTTTTATCTTTTGAGAGAGCATTAATAAGCCTATAAGTTTTACTACGTCACCTAAAATGGCTACTTCAGAGATATTATATAGATAAAAAGGAAGACCTAATGTGTAAACTACAGCTCCCCAGAAGAATAAATTTGAGGCTAGAACGAACTGTTTAACTGTTAGGTAAATTGAAATCCCTGCAATAGGTTCAAATATGTATCCTAGGACTATAAGCTCAACTCCTAGGAAAATATGATAGGAAGCCAAAACAATCCCTATAAAGGTTATAGCTATTGCTAGCGGTGCAAAATAATCCATAAAGTATTTCTTTTGGATAGATGATTTATAGTAAAAATAAAATGCTGGAATTGATAGTATCCATATTGTCCAAAATTGGACTAATATAGATAGATAAAATATTGATTTAATACCTAATATTGCAATTTGTAAAAGCACAGCCAAAATTAAGAAACCAGCAATTATACTTACTAAATTACCTAGCCTGAAATATTCCATAAGATAAGGTTTGTTTAAAAAAATAAAAATATTTGTAAGCCTAGTCTGAATACATAATTGCAGGAGATTTGCTCTTTGGCCACGTTATTACGCTAACTAATACTAATGCTAAAGCAAAAAATCCAAAAAAGTTAATTGTATCTATAAGAGCTCTTAATCCTAGTTCTATTTCTATAATTCCTAGAATTATATTACCTATCCCTCCTACAAATCCGCCAATATTATAAGATAATCCAGATAGCATTCCTCTGACTTCAGTAGGAACTGCTTCAGCTAGTAATAATGGCATTAAAGGCCAAAAACCTGTGGAAAATGCATAAATCAAAATTCCAATCTCAGATATTATTATAGATTTAATAAAAATTGGTACAGCTAGCGGTAAAGATACTAGTAATCCAGATACACCAATATAAATTAACTTTCTTTTATCTACTTTATCAGCAAGTCTTCCAAATAAAATGAAAGATGCCGCTAGTCCTAAGTTACTTAATGTTATCAGTAATCCCAAAGTTATGCTATTCATATTCAAATATTTTTCAGCAACTAAAGTATAATTTCCGAATACTGAAAAATAGGCAAGGAACATACCACTCATGCCAGCAGTAGCTTTGATCAAGAGACTCAAGTAATCGTTATATCTGGGCTTAAAGGTAAATGAAGAAAATTTAGTTTCGTTAATAATTTTTATGTAAGGTAGTAAGATTAAGGGTAAAGCACCAGTGATTAAGAATAATCTTGGTTCATTTCCTAGGATAATGTATGTTAACCCAGTTAAGGCATAACCTATTCCATAACCAGCTTGTACAATCCCAGTTACAATGCCTCTTAAATTAACTGGAGCGTTCTCATAAGCTAATACAGTTCCAGCAGTCCATTGAGCACCCATGAAAATTCCTTGCAGAAATCTTGCTACAAAGAGAATTAGAGAATTTGGTGAAAAAGCTAGTATAATCTGAAAGACAGAATAACCAGCTGTCCCAATGGCTAAAATTGGTTTCCTTCCAATTTTATCTGCTAATCTTCCAAAATATGTCCCGCCAATAGCTCTACCAATAAGACCTAAAGCGAAAAGAATTGAGAAGTCAAAATAATTAAGACCATAAACTTTTTCGAAGAACGAATAGACAAATGTTAATAATAACAAATCGTAAATATTTCCAGCCCATGCTAAAGTAGATACTATTGTAGCATGGATATAATTTTTCATAAAAGTCTTTTCTTTTCAATCAAAACTTAAATGTACCTAATCTGAGTGCTTAACGATGTATAGGAAATCATATTGAACAAATTAAAACTAATCAGTAGAGAATAATAGAACTATAATGCTAATTTCAACAATTTCTAACATCATAAAATATTTTTAATTAAAATTTTTTAAATCATATAACTACCTCAGTATGTTCTATTAGCCCTCTAATTTATAAAGTATTACAGTAGAATGTGATAAAACATGATATTTGATTTAAAAACTAGACGAATAAGGAAAGGCTTAAGGGAAGCTTTTAAAAATTATCCAGAGACTTTCGATATGAAGAAACCTTCGCTTTGATGAAGATAGGGAATAAATCTATTTCCCAAAGAATTGGAAGAGGCAAAGCTAAGTGGAGGTTTCGCGTTAAATTCCTTTACAATATATTCTCCTTCTTGAGGTAAAAGTGAACAAGTAGCATAGATTACATAAGACGAAATGGAAAGGGCTTTGTTAAGTAGATTCTTTTGCAATTCTGATAATTCATTTACTCTTTGTTTTGTTAACTTAAGTAAAACTGTAGGCTCATTACTTATCATTCCAGTAGAGCTACAAGGAGCATCTAAGAGTACTTTATCAGCCTTAATTACACTGCTAGATGTAGAATCTTGATGAATGATGTGAACTTTATCCATATTAACTCCTACGTCATGAAGAAATTTAATCTCTTTGTGTAATCTTTCCCTATCTACATCAGATACGACTAACTCGCTCTGATTATCAGTCAAAGCCATAATCAGAGACGCTTTTATTCCGGGAGCCGAAGCCATATCAAATATTAACTCTCCTTTTTCAGGTTTTAGAGCTTCAATTACCGCCATACTCGCTTTATCCTGTATAATAACTTTAAATTCTTTAAATTCAGTAGTACTTCGTATATCTCCTTTTACCACTTTATATGCATATGGAATATCTTTATCTTTTTCTAATATTATACCCTCATTTTCTAAACTCTTTATCACTTTGTCCTCATCAGCTTTTAACGTATTTACCCTTATCCAAATTACTCTATCAAGAAAAGAGTCCTTTAATTTCTCTATATCATAAATACCATCTAGTTCCCTTTCAAACCACTCTGGTAGGACTATGCGTACCCCTTTTTGTAAAAATTCTCTTACTTTTTTCCTGTAACTTTTCCCTGATAGAGAATAATAAGAGAGTATGAGCCTTCTAGCTAGTTCGTAAGAATCTTTTACACTTCTGCTCACCTCCTTAGCTTTTTTGTATGCAACTGGCAGAGGATATCCCTTTTCAGCAAAGTATAGCACTCTGCTTAAGAAGTCTTCCACATTATAACTTTTCTGGCAAAAATATTTAAGTTTGGAATGAGAGTAGAACTTATGAATATCGAAAAGCTAGAAAAATTATATTTTGCAACAGTCTACGAGATAGAGAATGCAGATGACGCTAATGATTTACTCAAACGTGTTAGTAAGTCTTTATTCTTACTTCTTAGATTAGTCTATGTACGAAAAGCAGAAATTAGCAGATCTTTAGGTAGGGAAATAACTAGGTTCTTTTATGAAGAAGAGAACATAGAGGATAAAGTCCAGAGACTATCAAAGATTGTTAGTTTAATGAGATATGAGGCAGTTACGACGAATTTTCCTTATATCGATTTTTACATGCAGAATTTTGTGTCAGAAATGGATAGGTTAATGATGACTAAGGGCTATAAATTCTTCTTAACTTCTGACAGAAAAACCAAGACTATTCAATAGCCACGTATCTAATGAGAAATCATAATATTTACCTTCAGTTGGTATAACTTCTACCTCAAACATTTCACCTAAATCTTTACATACTTCATATAAACTCTTTCTCTTACCACCTAGGTTTACCACACCCCTCAATTCTTTCTTTACCATTAAGGAAATTATTTCACTTGCCTCATTTATTGATATAGGTGAAACATAAAAATTTGAATTACATTTAATTGTTCTCTTACCCCTTAATATACCCTTTATAAAGGGGAAAAGTAGTCCTTTATATTGCATTGAGTAAAGTAAGCCTAGTCTAATTACGAGATAATTACCAAGACTCATTATCCCAGATTCTCCTACGAGTTTTGTTAGCCCATAATAATTTATCGGATTTGGTGTGGAAGTTTCTGAGTAATATCCTTTCTTTCCATCAAATATCATAAAGGTAGATAAGTAAACGTTAACAGCTTTCACTTTATTTGCTGCTCTACCTATATTTATTGCATACCAAGTATTTATATTCCAAGCTAAAGGCCTATTATTGTTTGCCTCCAAGTAAGGTATTTCAAATGTGTGAATAACAACATCTGGTCTCTCTTCAAGAACTTTTTGAGGAGAAGTTATAACTATGACTTTATCAAAAAATTTGGCTATGTTTTCTCCTAACTCCCCCTCAGAAGTAATTCCTACGAGCAACATATATATTTATAAACGTAAAGTAAAAAGTTTATACGTGAACGACATAATAGAAAGGTTCGTAGAACTAGAAGAAGGAGATGAGAATGAGGTCAAGTTACTCAAGAGTTTATGGAGTGATAAGATAACAAAGCTTACCTTATCAGATTTTCAGACTTTAGAAATGACTGAAGGGAATGTTCTGCTTCTACAAATTCATAGAGGTAATATTATTTCTTTACTTCATAAACCTTCTGGGCTTTTCTTACTAATTTATGGTGTTAGTGCACTTGAAATAGAAACCTTAAGATACATAACATTAAAATCAAAAAATCCCGATACAGATTTTGTAGCTCTAGTCTACGAATATTTAAACAAAGGTAACGCTAGGTTAGGATTTCAACCTAATGTTTCAAAGTAGATTTGCTCGTGAAGTTCATTACAAGATGATTTATCTCCTTTTAAACATCCTCTTATCAAATAAAGGTAAAATAATATTTCTTTTGATTTCTCTGTATCAATTTTTTCTCCAATTTCCACTATAACTTTATCTAATGCAGTTGCAATTATATTCTCCTTTTCTGATATAACTTTACCATAACTAATTATCTCATCATTAGCAGTTAGAAACTTATATTGTACACCTCTTTTTGTTGCTATCCTTGAAGCGAAGATATTTTTGTATACTTTTACAAGTAATATACTTAAATTTTTATTAAATAAGATGACTCTGTTTGGACCTCTTATTTCTATAGCTGAAAATCCTTTAGGAATTCTTTTTATATTTCCATTTTCATTGATTAGGTCTTCTATTTTATAGCCCATGTGATACATTTTTACTCATAATATATATAGTTTCTCCTTTTATTCTATTTATATCTATATAGACTAATTATATAACTATAGTTATACATGAAATAAATACATAATCTTTATAAGAATGTTAGCGGGACTC
The sequence above is drawn from the Sulfurisphaera tokodaii str. 7 genome and encodes:
- a CDS encoding DUF5658 family protein, which translates into the protein MRIEKPLLMSLLTFFSSLDILTTYVGISKGLTEDNVFLSSFGSEMFIVMTILKISVIALSYILLKKGYVLPVIIVMAMMAFAVINNFTLLF
- a CDS encoding Zn-ribbon domain-containing OB-fold protein — encoded protein: MDGIPLLFKYSVPDKLYEKFWEGLKKGEIYTTKCKKCNTLYYPPRKDCEKCMSSDMEWVKLSNEGILMTYSIVKQKPQGFENYSDYTVGIARNSDGANLMCWVKGEAKVGKKVRLTTDGQRVICEVIK
- a CDS encoding sugar nucleotide-binding protein encodes the protein MLVGITSEGELGENIAKFFDKVIVITSPQKVLEERPDVVIHTFEIPYLEANNNRPLAWNINTWYAINIGRAANKVKAVNVYLSTFMIFDGKKGYYSETSTPNPINYYGLTKLVGESGIMSLGNYLVIRLGLLYSMQYKGLLFPFIKGILRGKRTIKCNSNFYVSPISINEASEIISLMVKKELRGVVNLGGKRKSLYEVCKDLGEMFEVEVIPTEGKYYDFSLDTWLLNSLGFSVRS
- a CDS encoding MFS transporter; the protein is MKNYIHATIVSTLAWAGNIYDLLLLTFVYSFFEKVYGLNYFDFSILFALGLIGRAIGGTYFGRLADKIGRKPILAIGTAGYSVFQIILAFSPNSLILFVARFLQGIFMGAQWTAGTVLAYENAPVNLRGIVTGIVQAGYGIGYALTGLTYIILGNEPRLFLITGALPLILLPYIKIINETKFSSFTFKPRYNDYLSLLIKATAGMSGMFLAYFSVFGNYTLVAEKYLNMNSITLGLLITLSNLGLAASFILFGRLADKVDKRKLIYIGVSGLLVSLPLAVPIFIKSIIISEIGILIYAFSTGFWPLMPLLLAEAVPTEVRGMLSGLSYNIGGFVGGIGNIILGIIEIELGLRALIDTINFFGFFALALVLVSVITWPKSKSPAIMYSD
- a CDS encoding RsmB/NOP family class I SAM-dependent RNA methyltransferase, whose amino-acid sequence is MEDFLSRVLYFAEKGYPLPVAYKKAKEVSRSVKDSYELARRLILSYYSLSGKSYRKKVREFLQKGVRIVLPEWFERELDGIYDIEKLKDSFLDRVIWIRVNTLKADEDKVIKSLENEGIILEKDKDIPYAYKVVKGDIRSTTEFKEFKVIIQDKASMAVIEALKPEKGELIFDMASAPGIKASLIMALTDNQSELVVSDVDRERLHKEIKFLHDVGVNMDKVHIIHQDSTSSSVIKADKVLLDAPCSSTGMISNEPTVLLKLTKQRVNELSELQKNLLNKALSISSYVIYATCSLLPQEGEYIVKEFNAKPPLSFASSNSLGNRFIPYLHQSEGFFISKVSG
- a CDS encoding phenylacetate--CoA ligase family protein, translating into MILYDETDPKALTKDEIKVVQQFRFRRMIKRVLENSPFYRKVIKEKGLTVDDIKTPDDLVKLPFTTKDDLRKYAYPYGGDFLTVPLSEIVGWHMTSGTTGVPTVGAYTKSDIELWANLVARSLRTAGVTKDDIVANVYGYGLFTGGLGLHIGTQKIGAKVIPWSTGRTEALVKTLKEFKATVITGTPSYELYIAEKIREAGIDPEKDLDLRLAIPGAEAMTSEMLSRIEKELGLKVRGGGAREIYGLTEAIGPGVAQECPEDEHTKMHIWTDHFYVEIIDPETGERVGEGEEGELVITHLTREGMPLIRYRTRDMTKLEESEDDIPYPTISIIKGRVDDVIFYKGVKIYPTAINEVIMHYPEIKEYKIIITREPAKFEILVETDKPSEELRRKLAAEIQGVAFATPEIQFVSPNTLPRWEGKSKRVEIK